Part of the Wolbachia endosymbiont (group B) of Eucosma cana genome, CGTATTTATCAACATATTCATTTTAAAAATCGGATCACTTTGAAAAAAATGGTCTAGACAAATGGGTGCATTATAGCAACTCTGCTACTTCCTTATGACCATACGTAACTGCAATATGTAAAGGAGTCTCCTTTTGCACAGTTGTTACTGCATTAATATTTGCTCCAGCTTCTATCAACTCCGTAATCTGCTGTATATTCTCTCCTTTAGAAGAATTCATTAATAGTTCATCCAATTCTCTTTGTTCCCTTTCATTCATAATTTACCCCACAATTTCATTGTAGTTAATTTAATATGCAAAAAAATAATATCAACCCAATTTATCACCACCGGGTAACGGTTGCAAGCCAAAAGCTTCTCTTTTTTCATTGAGCGTCATGAAGCTTGCGTTTTGCACGTATTTCCACATCTTTTGTCTTTTCTCCATTAGAATTTCTATCGCGTCTTTATCATATGACAAACATAAATCTTTGCCAAACTTGGGCACTAGCCAAGAATTCAGGTGACAGATAATATTTTCTAGCGTTGGTAAGACTGTCTGTTCCCAAAGGGAAAGACGTGCTTCAACTAAATTACTGTAAGTGTTATCACCTGGTATGCCAAGCAACTGCGGCGGAACGCCAAAAGCTAGCGCAATATCACGAGCTGAGCTATGTTTTGACTCAATAAAATCCATATCCCTCGGTGATAAGCTCATTTCCTTCCACTCTAAACCTCCTTCAAGTAATATTGGTCTTCCAGCGTTGACAGGACCTGAATAATGATCATTTATCTGCGCTTTTAAGCGTTGGTACTGCTCTTGACTTAAGTTTCCAACGCTTCCATCCTTTTCTGATTTCACAACTATTGCACCACTTGGTCTTGCTCCATTTTGCAGCATTGCCTGATTCCAAGCACCAGCCTGATTATGCTGATCTATACTATATGCAGCTGCCTCAATTGGTGAAAGTCCATACCAATCATTCAAAGGGT contains:
- a CDS encoding ankyrin repeat domain-containing protein, coding for MNEREQRELDELLMNSSKGENIQQITELIEAGANINAVTTVQKETPLHIAVTYGHKEVAELL
- a CDS encoding phage portal protein encodes the protein MNFNIFQRKKSSEYSALQLMMEPSWSRRDYASFAEEGYIKNVIAFRAINMIASAASSVPFILCQLTDQGKSQLKAHPLLKLLYSPNPMTSKSEFIEGIVTYRLVNGNSYILMIELQNKPTELYLLRPDRVEIVPGRSNVPYAYRYTVNNNSYDFKVDKLTGRSTVLHLKTFNPLNDWYGLSPIEAAAYSIDQHNQAGAWNQAMLQNGARPSGAIVVKSEKDGSVGNLSQEQYQRLKAQINDHYSGPVNAGRPILLEGGLEWKEMSLSPRDMDFIESKHSSARDIALAFGVPPQLLGIPGDNTYSNLVEARLSLWEQTVLPTLENIICHLNSWLVPKFGKDLCLSYDKDAIEILMEKRQKMWKYVQNASFMTLNEKREAFGLQPLPGGDKLG